Proteins co-encoded in one Actinopolymorpha sp. NPDC004070 genomic window:
- a CDS encoding helix-turn-helix transcriptional regulator yields MPRVTGPTISRWRLSKELKRLREEAGRSFDDSAELLGCSPSKIRKIEAGEVGVVKAELDLLLDLYKVDDEELASLLRDLQKLGKQRGWWAPLGSLPKQYSVFVGLESEALRIRQFEPLVLPGLLQTEEYASALDAMCTFLTADEQARAVKVRMARQEQFWAEGADDDRSRLWVIVDEAALRRPVGGNLSIMRGQLLRVLELAERCIFQVVPFEAGSYPGTSGPFTIFDFDEDVHSPVVFTDGHAGIALLESEADVDRGNRAFAHMAAVALSPTESARKVVAIASEMATQQGGENES; encoded by the coding sequence ATGCCCAGAGTGACCGGACCCACGATCTCGCGGTGGCGGCTCAGCAAGGAGTTGAAGCGGCTGCGCGAGGAGGCGGGACGCTCCTTCGACGACTCGGCAGAGCTTCTCGGGTGCTCACCTTCGAAGATTCGCAAGATCGAGGCGGGCGAGGTGGGAGTCGTGAAGGCGGAGCTCGACCTGCTGCTCGACCTCTACAAGGTCGACGACGAGGAACTCGCCTCGCTCCTGCGCGACCTGCAGAAGCTCGGCAAGCAGCGCGGCTGGTGGGCTCCGCTGGGCTCGCTCCCCAAGCAGTACAGCGTGTTCGTCGGGCTGGAGTCGGAGGCGTTGCGCATCCGGCAGTTCGAGCCCCTGGTGCTCCCGGGTCTGCTGCAGACCGAGGAGTACGCCAGTGCGCTCGACGCCATGTGCACGTTCCTCACCGCCGACGAGCAGGCGCGGGCGGTGAAGGTGCGAATGGCCCGCCAGGAGCAGTTCTGGGCGGAGGGCGCCGACGACGACCGCAGCCGGCTGTGGGTGATCGTCGACGAGGCGGCCCTGCGCCGGCCCGTGGGCGGCAACCTGAGCATCATGCGCGGGCAGTTGCTGCGGGTGCTGGAGCTGGCCGAGCGGTGCATCTTCCAGGTGGTGCCGTTCGAGGCCGGCAGCTATCCCGGGACGTCCGGTCCGTTCACCATCTTCGACTTCGACGAGGACGTCCACTCACCAGTTGTCTTCACCGACGGACACGCCGGCATCGCACTCCTGGAGTCCGAGGCCGACGTCGACCGAGGTAACCGCGCGTTCGCGCACATGGCCGCGGTGGCGCTCAGCCCCACCGAGTCGGCCCGCAAAGTCGTGGCCATCGCATCGGAGATGGCCACCCAACAAGGAGGCGAAAATGAAAGTTGA
- a CDS encoding DUF397 domain-containing protein — translation MKVDLSRARWRKASASVGMSNCVEVADLGAQLAVRDSKDRQGPKLVFGAGAWSSFVGGAKKGEFDLR, via the coding sequence ATGAAAGTTGACCTGTCCCGAGCACGATGGCGCAAGGCATCTGCCTCGGTCGGGATGTCGAACTGCGTGGAGGTCGCCGACCTCGGTGCGCAGCTGGCCGTCCGCGACTCCAAGGACCGACAGGGCCCGAAGCTGGTCTTCGGCGCGGGCGCGTGGTCCAGCTTCGTAGGAGGCGCCAAGAAGGGCGAGTTCGACCTGCGCTGA
- a CDS encoding 4-(cytidine 5'-diphospho)-2-C-methyl-D-erythritol kinase yields the protein MSAAVVRTPAKVNLALMVGPLRTDGFHELASVYQAVGLYDEVAARLAPPGEFTVRVSGREAGKVPLDNGNLAIRAARLLADHAGVAAGVAIDITKGIPVAGGMAGGSSDAAAALVACDTLWGTRADRSTLLGLAARLGSDVPFCLLGGTAIGAGHGEVVTPALARGSYEWVFALDGEGMSTPAVYARLDRIRDDLVVLPPRIPEPMMAALASGSATELGATLVNDLEPAALRIRPRLAQVLDAGRDYGAIGAVVSGSGPTCAFLARDHAHAVDLSARLAGTGLCASVRRATGPVPGARVVES from the coding sequence GTGAGCGCAGCAGTGGTGAGGACGCCGGCCAAGGTCAACCTGGCCCTGATGGTCGGCCCGTTGCGCACCGACGGCTTCCACGAACTCGCCTCGGTCTACCAGGCGGTCGGCCTGTACGACGAGGTGGCGGCGAGACTCGCGCCGCCGGGTGAGTTCACGGTGCGGGTCAGCGGCCGGGAGGCCGGCAAGGTGCCGCTCGACAACGGCAACCTCGCGATCCGCGCGGCCCGACTCCTCGCCGACCACGCCGGCGTCGCCGCCGGCGTCGCCATCGACATCACCAAGGGCATCCCGGTGGCGGGCGGTATGGCCGGGGGCAGCAGCGACGCGGCCGCCGCCCTGGTCGCCTGCGACACGCTGTGGGGGACCAGGGCCGACCGGTCCACGCTGCTCGGCCTGGCCGCCCGGCTCGGCAGCGACGTGCCGTTCTGCCTGCTGGGCGGCACCGCGATCGGCGCCGGGCACGGCGAGGTCGTCACCCCGGCGCTGGCCAGGGGCTCCTACGAATGGGTGTTCGCGCTGGACGGTGAGGGCATGTCCACCCCGGCGGTGTACGCCCGGCTGGACCGGATCCGCGACGATCTCGTCGTCCTGCCGCCGCGGATCCCCGAGCCGATGATGGCCGCGCTCGCGTCGGGCTCGGCGACCGAACTCGGCGCGACCCTGGTCAACGACCTGGAGCCGGCCGCGCTGCGGATCCGGCCCCGGCTCGCTCAGGTGCTGGACGCCGGCCGCGACTACGGCGCGATCGGCGCCGTGGTCTCCGGGTCCGGTCCGACCTGCGCGTTCCTGGCCCGCGACCACGCGCACGCGGTCGACCTGTCCGCCCGGCTGGCAGGGACGGGGTTGTGCGCCTCGGTACGCCGGGCCACCGGGCCGGTGCCGGGCGCCCGGGTCGTCGAGTCCTGA
- a CDS encoding ubiquitin-like domain-containing protein, producing the protein MSVPGKHDHRSTVHKKVLIGAIGIGVVGALGIGGTTAYASLNKSVTVSIDGKAHNLHTFDSTVGDVLASQKIKVGPRDVVAPARTAKVTDGTRIAVRYARPLTLNVDGSKQTRWVTAMSLGEALNDLGGRFDGARTSASRGVGIARQGLTVDVITRKTVVISHDGKKTPLDEPLRTVSDALAKAQVKVDADDRVKPSLSTEVKDGTAIVVNRVDVRKSTRKVALSYDTIHKKTSTLYKGHSKVGRTGHRGEKAQVFRTTFVDGKKVKTQLLSQKVVRQPVDTIVLDGTKVRRSSSGSSGGGGSGGGSSSGGGGNVGGGVDSLNWAALAQCESSGNPRAVNPSGYYGLYQFSLSTWHSVGGSGNPIDNSSAEQTYRAKLLYKKAGAGQWSCGSHLYD; encoded by the coding sequence GTGTCCGTGCCCGGAAAGCACGACCATCGGAGCACCGTGCACAAGAAGGTACTTATCGGTGCCATCGGCATCGGAGTGGTCGGCGCGCTGGGAATCGGCGGCACGACCGCTTATGCGTCGCTGAACAAGTCGGTCACCGTCTCGATCGACGGTAAGGCCCACAACCTCCACACTTTCGACTCCACCGTCGGTGACGTGCTGGCGTCGCAGAAGATCAAGGTCGGCCCCCGTGACGTGGTGGCGCCGGCGAGGACGGCGAAGGTCACCGACGGCACCCGGATCGCCGTCCGGTACGCCCGCCCGCTCACCCTCAACGTCGACGGCTCCAAGCAGACCCGCTGGGTGACCGCGATGAGCCTGGGCGAGGCGCTCAACGACCTGGGCGGCCGCTTCGACGGCGCCCGTACCTCCGCCAGCCGGGGTGTCGGCATCGCACGCCAGGGCCTCACGGTCGACGTGATCACCCGCAAGACCGTGGTGATCAGCCACGACGGCAAGAAGACCCCGCTGGACGAGCCGCTGCGCACCGTCTCCGACGCGCTCGCCAAAGCTCAGGTCAAGGTCGACGCCGACGACCGGGTGAAGCCGAGCCTGTCCACCGAGGTCAAGGACGGCACCGCGATCGTCGTCAACCGGGTGGACGTCCGCAAGTCGACCCGCAAGGTCGCGCTGTCGTACGACACGATCCACAAGAAGACCTCGACCCTGTACAAGGGGCACAGCAAGGTCGGCCGGACCGGCCACCGGGGCGAGAAGGCCCAGGTGTTCCGTACGACCTTCGTGGACGGCAAGAAGGTCAAGACCCAGTTGCTGTCCCAGAAGGTCGTCCGCCAGCCGGTGGACACGATCGTGCTGGACGGCACCAAGGTGCGTCGGTCCTCCTCCGGCAGCAGCGGCGGTGGGGGCAGCGGCGGCGGCAGCTCCAGCGGCGGCGGCGGCAACGTCGGCGGCGGAGTGGACAGCCTCAACTGGGCGGCACTGGCCCAGTGCGAGTCCAGCGGCAACCCGCGGGCGGTCAACCCGTCCGGCTACTACGGGCTGTACCAGTTCTCGCTGTCGACCTGGCACTCCGTGGGCGGCTCGGGCAACCCGATCGACAACTCCTCCGCGGAGCAGACCTACCGGGCCAAGCTCCTGTACAAGAAGGCCGGCGCGGGTCAGTGGAGCTGCGGCAGCCACCTGTACGACTGA
- the rsmA gene encoding 16S rRNA (adenine(1518)-N(6)/adenine(1519)-N(6))-dimethyltransferase RsmA, protein MGNAFDGASAGPSLLGPADVRVLAADLGLRPTKQRGQNFVTDANTVRRIVRTAGVGADDVVLEIGPGLGSLTLALLGAAARVVAVEIDDALAGALPDTVARFAPGQADRLDVVHADAMNLRSLPGPPPTALVANLPYNVSVPVLLGVLQHFPSVERGLVMVQLEVADRLAAAPGSKVYGVPSVKAAWYAEVARTGLVGRTVFWPQPNVDSGLVAFTRREPPPTTASREQVFAVVDAAFAQRRKTLRAALSRLAGSPVAAETALRAAGIDPGERGERLDVTAFARIAEALPEGSNRTEGKPAR, encoded by the coding sequence GTGGGTAACGCGTTCGATGGTGCGTCCGCCGGGCCGAGTCTCCTCGGCCCGGCGGACGTTCGCGTGCTGGCGGCGGACCTCGGCCTGCGCCCCACCAAGCAGCGGGGGCAGAACTTCGTCACCGACGCCAACACCGTCCGCCGGATCGTGCGGACCGCGGGGGTCGGGGCGGACGACGTGGTGCTGGAGATCGGCCCCGGGCTCGGCTCCCTGACCCTGGCTCTGCTGGGCGCGGCAGCCCGGGTGGTCGCGGTGGAGATCGACGACGCGCTCGCCGGCGCGCTGCCGGACACGGTCGCGCGGTTCGCGCCCGGGCAGGCCGACCGCCTGGACGTGGTGCACGCCGACGCGATGAACCTCCGTTCGCTGCCCGGTCCGCCGCCGACGGCGCTGGTGGCCAACCTGCCGTACAACGTCTCGGTCCCGGTCCTGCTCGGCGTACTCCAGCACTTTCCGTCGGTCGAGCGCGGCCTGGTGATGGTGCAGTTGGAGGTGGCCGACCGGCTGGCCGCGGCACCCGGCTCGAAGGTGTACGGCGTGCCCAGCGTGAAGGCCGCGTGGTACGCCGAGGTCGCCCGGACCGGCCTGGTCGGGCGGACGGTGTTCTGGCCGCAGCCGAACGTCGACTCCGGCCTGGTCGCCTTCACCCGTCGCGAGCCGCCGCCGACCACCGCCTCCCGGGAGCAGGTGTTCGCGGTCGTCGACGCGGCGTTCGCCCAGCGCCGAAAGACGCTGCGGGCGGCACTGTCCCGGCTGGCCGGCTCGCCGGTTGCCGCCGAGACCGCGTTGCGGGCGGCCGGGATCGACCCGGGCGAACGCGGCGAACGCCTGGACGTCACCGCCTTCGCCCGGATCGCGGAGGCACTGCCCGAAGGATCGAACCGTACGGAAGGGAAGCCCGCTCGGTGA
- a CDS encoding RIO1 family regulatory kinase/ATPase — protein MRKRNLKYDRNIDVSVYDVTKDLDPGYDDAPASARMRRRRSDTDPGPRSRGRMTEEARARLVAEREAAAIDDGPPTGYRWTTWDDPGGHGPEPYPSWLVTDLAAVDTEFGVLKTGKEADVFLIERGVPADDDTEGTDGTSGTSNRCLLASKRYRSADHRLFHRDAGYLEGRRSRRTRDQRAVENRTNFGRNLIAQQWAVAEFDALSQLWTAGLPVPYPVQHLGTELLMEFIGSADGQAAPRLAQLRPEPDQLADLWRQLHDALVLLGRNGYAHGDLSAYNLLVNDGELILIDLPQLVDVVTNPQGEEFLRRDVKRICEWFVARGMDHNLADADRLAAEVLEEAGAS, from the coding sequence GTGCGCAAGCGCAACCTGAAGTACGACCGCAACATCGACGTCTCCGTCTACGACGTCACCAAGGATCTCGACCCCGGTTACGACGACGCGCCGGCCTCGGCCCGGATGCGGCGCCGGCGGTCCGACACCGACCCCGGGCCCCGTTCCCGGGGCCGGATGACCGAGGAGGCCCGCGCCCGGCTGGTGGCCGAACGCGAGGCCGCCGCCATCGACGACGGCCCGCCGACCGGTTACCGCTGGACCACCTGGGACGACCCCGGCGGGCACGGTCCCGAGCCGTACCCGTCGTGGCTGGTCACCGACCTGGCCGCGGTGGACACCGAGTTCGGCGTCCTCAAGACCGGCAAGGAAGCCGACGTGTTCCTGATCGAACGCGGCGTGCCGGCCGACGATGACACCGAGGGCACCGATGGCACCAGCGGCACCAGCAACCGGTGCCTGCTGGCGTCCAAGCGGTACCGCTCGGCCGACCACCGGCTCTTCCACCGCGACGCCGGCTATCTCGAGGGCCGGCGGTCGCGCCGGACCCGCGACCAGCGTGCGGTCGAGAACCGCACCAACTTCGGCCGCAACCTGATCGCCCAGCAGTGGGCGGTCGCGGAGTTCGACGCCCTGAGCCAGCTGTGGACCGCGGGGCTGCCGGTGCCCTACCCGGTCCAGCACCTCGGCACCGAGCTGCTGATGGAGTTCATCGGCTCCGCCGACGGGCAGGCGGCGCCCCGGCTGGCGCAGCTTCGCCCGGAGCCGGACCAGCTGGCCGACCTGTGGCGGCAGCTGCACGACGCGCTGGTCCTGCTCGGCCGCAACGGGTACGCCCACGGCGACCTGTCGGCGTACAACCTGCTGGTGAACGACGGCGAGCTGATCCTGATCGACCTGCCCCAGCTGGTCGACGTGGTGACCAACCCGCAGGGTGAGGAGTTCCTGCGCCGGGACGTCAAGCGGATCTGCGAGTGGTTCGTGGCCCGGGGCATGGACCACAACCTCGCCGACGCCGACCGGCTCGCGGCGGAGGTACTCGAGGAGGCCGGCGCGAGCTGA
- a CDS encoding pentapeptide repeat-containing protein, translating into MVANAQTTAETFDRLDWYARDFEAERFVECVFREVDLTESRSHGASFERCEFHNCRFNASEHRESAFVGCEFRRTSFFSAVLDGCKFTGSTFVDCVFRPLTVRGGQWGGITARGADLTGLDLRGLRLDDADLSEANLHGTVLRDADLSFASLRGAVLTEADLRGAKLHAVDLSVARLGGTRLDLAGAVLLAESHGARVETAE; encoded by the coding sequence ATGGTGGCGAACGCGCAGACCACGGCGGAGACCTTCGACCGGCTCGACTGGTACGCCCGTGACTTCGAGGCGGAGCGGTTCGTCGAGTGCGTGTTCCGCGAGGTCGACCTCACCGAGTCCCGCAGTCACGGCGCGTCGTTCGAGCGATGCGAGTTCCACAACTGCCGGTTCAACGCCTCCGAGCACCGGGAGTCGGCGTTCGTGGGGTGTGAGTTCCGGCGTACTTCCTTCTTCTCCGCGGTCCTGGACGGCTGCAAGTTCACCGGCAGTACGTTCGTCGACTGCGTGTTCCGGCCGTTGACCGTACGCGGCGGTCAGTGGGGCGGCATCACCGCGCGCGGCGCCGACCTGACCGGGCTCGACCTGCGTGGGCTCCGGCTGGACGACGCCGACCTGTCCGAGGCCAACCTGCACGGGACCGTCCTGCGCGACGCGGACCTGTCGTTCGCCAGTCTGCGGGGCGCGGTGCTCACCGAGGCGGATCTGCGCGGTGCCAAGCTGCATGCGGTGGATCTGAGCGTGGCGAGGCTGGGCGGCACCCGGCTCGACCTCGCCGGCGCGGTGTTGCTCGCGGAGTCACACGGCGCGCGCGTCGAAACGGCTGAGTAG
- a CDS encoding Rrf2 family transcriptional regulator: MQISARADYAVRAMLELAAAPHTVTAQALADAQGLPHKFLEAILGDLRRAGLVRSLRGAEGGYRLARPAEEIAVGDVIRAVDGPLAGVRGMRPEQASYEGVAANLQTVWVATRAAVRGVLDETSLADVVSGKLSPHLRRLVKSPQAWEPR; encoded by the coding sequence GTGCAGATCTCGGCCCGCGCCGACTACGCCGTCCGCGCCATGCTCGAACTCGCCGCGGCACCTCACACGGTCACCGCGCAGGCGCTCGCGGACGCCCAGGGGCTGCCGCACAAGTTCCTCGAGGCAATCCTCGGTGACCTGCGCCGGGCGGGACTGGTCCGCAGCCTCCGCGGCGCCGAGGGCGGCTACCGGCTCGCCCGGCCCGCCGAGGAGATCGCGGTCGGCGACGTCATCCGCGCCGTCGACGGGCCGCTGGCCGGGGTTCGCGGCATGCGTCCTGAGCAGGCGTCGTACGAAGGAGTGGCGGCCAACCTGCAGACGGTGTGGGTGGCCACCCGGGCCGCGGTGCGCGGCGTCCTGGACGAGACCAGCCTCGCCGACGTGGTCAGCGGCAAGCTCTCACCGCACCTGCGGCGGCTGGTGAAGAGCCCGCAGGCGTGGGAACCCCGCTGA
- a CDS encoding TatD family hydrolase has protein sequence MTPEPGAQNDGGPTRQRAGGEDRRDRSRPEPPAPLAAPVADSHCHLDIADGPGGQWLPVEDAVARAAAVGVPRIVQIGCDLPGARWAVRAAEEHPALVAGVALHPNEVPVLAAAGELDAALVEIDRLAGSSPRVRAVGETGLDHFRTGEEGWKVQEDGFRAHIALAKKHGKALAIHDRDAHADVLRVLAEEGAPERVLMHCFSGDAEMARECVRRGYYLSFAGTVTFKNAAPLREALAEVPLGRILVETDAPYLAPTPHRGRPNASYLVPLTVRCMAEVKEVSEEAMCVAVAEATEAVFGSW, from the coding sequence GTGACCCCCGAGCCGGGTGCGCAGAACGACGGTGGGCCGACCCGGCAGCGGGCCGGTGGGGAGGACCGCCGTGACCGCAGCCGGCCCGAGCCGCCGGCACCGCTGGCCGCGCCGGTCGCCGACTCCCACTGCCACCTCGACATCGCCGACGGCCCGGGCGGCCAGTGGCTCCCGGTCGAGGACGCCGTGGCCCGTGCGGCGGCGGTCGGTGTGCCGAGGATCGTCCAGATCGGCTGCGACCTGCCCGGCGCGCGCTGGGCGGTACGCGCCGCCGAGGAACACCCCGCCCTGGTGGCCGGGGTGGCCCTGCACCCCAACGAGGTGCCGGTCCTCGCGGCGGCCGGTGAGCTCGACGCGGCCCTGGTCGAGATCGACCGCCTCGCCGGCTCCAGCCCGCGCGTGCGGGCGGTCGGGGAGACCGGGCTGGACCACTTCCGTACCGGCGAGGAGGGCTGGAAGGTCCAGGAGGACGGCTTCCGGGCCCACATCGCGCTGGCGAAGAAGCACGGGAAGGCGCTGGCCATCCACGACCGGGACGCCCACGCCGACGTCCTGCGGGTGCTCGCCGAGGAGGGTGCCCCGGAGCGGGTGCTGATGCACTGCTTCTCCGGGGACGCCGAGATGGCGCGTGAGTGCGTACGCCGTGGCTACTACCTGTCCTTCGCCGGGACGGTGACGTTCAAGAACGCCGCACCGCTGCGCGAGGCGCTCGCCGAGGTGCCGCTCGGCCGCATCCTGGTGGAGACCGACGCGCCGTACCTCGCTCCCACGCCCCACCGCGGCCGGCCCAACGCGAGCTACCTCGTTCCCCTCACCGTCCGGTGCATGGCGGAGGTGAAGGAGGTCTCGGAGGAGGCCATGTGCGTGGCCGTGGCAGAGGCCACCGAGGCGGTCTTCGGCTCCTGGTGA
- a CDS encoding enolase C-terminal domain-like protein, with amino-acid sequence MSAPLKITEVERIVVNVPFTPRCQEWNALLVWDWGVIEVVKVTTDAGLVGWGETLLHYGWGLVPDQAVAKVRGGNPADFLGDDSLGPGLQMAMYDLVGKALGVPVSALLGRKVRERVPIAWWNTKMAPEALAEEAKEAVAAGYVFHKFKARPWLDVYAQVDQVSAVTPPHYRLDIDWNAMLLSAGDAGPVLRELDRRDRVAIYETPIPHADLEGYRHLRDRVDRPLAVHLAAQPFQAVVRQETCDGFVVEGGVATALHRGAICAEFGKAFWLQWVGAGLTTALVAHLGSVLTHARWPAVTALNNYADDLIVDPLRVEQGYLVVPDGPGLGVEVDQEALERYRMPAPHVLPERQHVLSVVWPSGRAVHYARMADMWTDFLAGNHPVQEPGVRMDVRLDDGSPEWRELFARAQRRPVHASA; translated from the coding sequence ATGAGCGCGCCGCTGAAGATCACCGAGGTCGAACGCATCGTCGTCAACGTGCCGTTCACTCCCCGCTGCCAGGAGTGGAACGCCCTCCTGGTGTGGGACTGGGGCGTCATCGAGGTGGTGAAGGTGACCACCGACGCCGGGCTGGTCGGATGGGGCGAGACGCTGCTGCACTACGGCTGGGGGCTCGTGCCCGACCAGGCGGTCGCCAAGGTACGCGGGGGCAACCCGGCCGACTTCCTCGGTGACGACTCGCTCGGCCCCGGCCTGCAGATGGCGATGTACGACCTTGTCGGCAAGGCGCTCGGCGTACCCGTGTCCGCCCTGCTCGGCCGGAAGGTGCGCGAACGCGTCCCGATCGCCTGGTGGAACACCAAGATGGCGCCGGAGGCGCTGGCCGAGGAGGCCAAGGAGGCGGTCGCGGCCGGCTACGTCTTCCACAAGTTCAAGGCGCGCCCGTGGCTGGACGTCTACGCCCAGGTCGACCAGGTGAGCGCGGTGACTCCGCCGCACTACCGGCTGGACATCGACTGGAACGCGATGCTGCTGTCGGCCGGGGACGCCGGTCCGGTGCTGCGCGAGCTCGACCGCCGTGACCGGGTGGCGATCTACGAGACCCCGATCCCGCACGCCGACCTGGAGGGCTACCGCCACCTTCGGGACAGGGTCGACCGGCCGCTGGCGGTTCACCTCGCCGCCCAGCCGTTCCAGGCCGTCGTACGGCAGGAGACCTGTGACGGTTTCGTCGTCGAGGGAGGCGTGGCGACGGCGCTGCACCGCGGGGCGATCTGCGCGGAGTTCGGCAAGGCGTTCTGGCTGCAGTGGGTGGGCGCCGGCCTCACCACCGCGCTGGTGGCACACCTCGGCTCGGTGCTCACCCACGCCCGCTGGCCCGCGGTGACCGCGCTCAACAACTACGCCGACGACCTGATCGTCGACCCGCTGCGCGTCGAGCAGGGCTACCTCGTGGTGCCGGACGGCCCGGGCCTGGGCGTCGAGGTGGACCAGGAGGCGCTGGAGCGCTACCGGATGCCGGCGCCGCACGTCCTCCCCGAACGCCAGCACGTCCTCTCGGTCGTCTGGCCGTCCGGCCGCGCCGTGCACTACGCCCGGATGGCCGACATGTGGACCGACTTCCTGGCCGGCAACCACCCCGTGCAGGAGCCCGGCGTGCGGATGGACGTACGCCTGGACGACGGGTCCCCGGAGTGGCGGGAGCTGTTCGCCCGGGCCCAGCGTCGCCCCGTGCACGCGTCCGCCTGA
- a CDS encoding ABC-F family ATP-binding cassette domain-containing protein, producing MATNLVNLERVDKSYGITPLLEQVSLGVSAGERIGLVGRNGAGKTTLLALLARTEEADSGRVTHNRGLRVGVLSQRDDFEPGRTVSDVVLGDLPAHTWLSDRRARDVLTGLLSDVPLERTVDNLSGGERRRAALARLLVREHDLVLLDEPTNHLDIEVTDWLAQHLRGRSEALVAVTHDRWFLDAVCTTTWELADAQVNSFEGGYAAYVLARAERDRMADATESRRQNLLRKELAWLRRGAPARTSKPKFRLDAASALIADEPDPRDSPALAKFASARLGKTVVDLKDVDVRRGTRELLQEVSWQLGPGERIGVVGVNGAGKTTLLRLLAGETEPDHGKVAWGQTVQLAHLSQELGTLDPDVTVAAAAEEIKRVVKLAPDNIRPGAIGRRPVPTVGPEVTAISLLERFGFRGDRLRTRVGELSGGERRRLELLCLLLTEPNVLLLDEPTNDLDIDTLQVIEDFLDGWPGSLVVVTHDRYFLERTCDTVWALLGDGRFAMLPGGVEEYLQRRRDGVGGPAAGSALGPPASTAGASGASGAAASGTAGSPAPDGGAPQVSAADQRAAKKELAKLERQLSRLTARVDQLHSAQAEHASDYERLMELDGELRGVQAEKDEVELRWLELAETLEGTA from the coding sequence ATGGCGACCAACCTCGTCAACCTCGAACGGGTCGACAAGTCCTACGGCATCACGCCGCTGCTGGAGCAGGTGAGCCTCGGCGTCTCCGCCGGAGAGCGGATCGGCCTGGTCGGGCGCAACGGCGCCGGCAAGACGACCCTGCTGGCACTGCTCGCGCGCACCGAGGAGGCCGACTCCGGGCGGGTCACCCACAACCGCGGCCTCCGGGTCGGGGTGCTGAGCCAGCGCGACGACTTCGAGCCGGGCCGCACCGTCTCCGACGTCGTACTCGGCGACCTGCCCGCGCACACCTGGCTGTCGGACCGCCGGGCACGCGACGTTCTCACCGGCCTGCTCTCCGACGTACCGCTCGAACGCACCGTCGACAACCTGTCCGGTGGCGAGCGGCGGCGGGCCGCGCTGGCCCGGCTGCTGGTCCGCGAGCACGATCTCGTCCTGCTCGACGAGCCGACCAACCACCTCGACATCGAGGTCACCGACTGGCTGGCGCAGCACCTTCGCGGGCGGTCGGAGGCACTGGTGGCGGTGACGCACGACCGGTGGTTCCTGGACGCGGTGTGTACGACCACCTGGGAGCTGGCCGACGCGCAGGTCAACTCCTTCGAGGGTGGCTACGCGGCGTATGTACTTGCCCGCGCCGAACGCGACCGGATGGCCGACGCCACCGAGTCCAGGCGGCAGAACCTCCTGCGCAAGGAGCTGGCCTGGCTGCGGCGCGGCGCACCGGCGCGTACGTCCAAGCCGAAGTTCCGCCTGGACGCGGCGTCCGCGCTGATCGCCGACGAGCCCGACCCGCGGGACAGCCCGGCGCTGGCGAAGTTCGCCTCCGCCCGGCTCGGCAAGACCGTGGTGGACCTGAAGGACGTCGACGTACGCCGCGGCACGCGGGAGTTGCTGCAGGAGGTGAGCTGGCAGCTCGGCCCGGGCGAACGCATCGGGGTCGTGGGGGTGAACGGCGCCGGCAAGACGACCCTGCTCCGGCTGCTCGCCGGTGAGACCGAACCCGACCACGGCAAGGTGGCCTGGGGCCAGACCGTCCAGCTCGCCCACCTGTCCCAGGAGCTCGGCACGCTCGACCCGGACGTGACCGTGGCTGCCGCGGCCGAGGAGATCAAGCGGGTGGTCAAGCTGGCCCCCGACAACATCCGGCCCGGCGCGATCGGGCGTCGGCCGGTGCCGACCGTCGGGCCGGAGGTCACCGCGATCTCCCTGCTGGAACGCTTCGGCTTCCGCGGCGACCGGCTACGGACCCGGGTGGGTGAGCTGTCCGGCGGTGAGCGGCGCCGGCTGGAGCTGCTGTGCCTGCTGCTCACGGAGCCGAACGTGCTGCTGCTGGACGAGCCGACCAACGACCTGGACATCGACACCCTGCAGGTGATCGAGGACTTCCTGGACGGCTGGCCGGGTTCGCTGGTGGTGGTGACGCACGACCGGTACTTCCTGGAGCGCACCTGCGACACGGTCTGGGCGCTGCTGGGCGACGGGCGGTTCGCGATGCTGCCCGGCGGGGTGGAGGAGTACCTCCAGCGGCGCCGGGACGGAGTCGGCGGGCCGGCCGCGGGGAGCGCGCTCGGGCCGCCGGCGAGCACAGCGGGTGCGTCGGGTGCGTCAGGTGCGGCCGCTTCGGGAACCGCCGGGTCACCGGCGCCGGACGGCGGCGCACCGCAGGTTTCGGCCGCCGACCAGCGGGCGGCGAAGAAGGAGCTGGCCAAGCTGGAACGCCAGCTGTCCCGGCTCACCGCCCGGGTCGACCAGCTGCACAGCGCCCAGGCCGAACACGCCAGCGACTACGAACGCCTGATGGAGCTGGACGGCGAACTCCGCGGAGTGCAGGCGGAGAAGGACGAGGTCGAGCTCCGCTGGCTGGAACTGGCCGAGACCCTGGAGGGAACGGCCTAG